GTGCTTTTTATCATAgaccaataattatttgtgaatacAATATCTTCTAGATagtacttatttatatatatattttttttactaatcagCTGGGGCACCACGACCAAATTCTAATCCAACTCCTGTTCAAAATAAACCCACTTCATCTACAGCGAGACCTTTAGTAACATCAACGACACCACGACCAGTAGTAAATAATCCAGGATCTCCACAAACTGGACAAAAACTTTCTGGTTTACCATCTGGAGGATCATTACCAGGACCATCATGGGCTGAAGTTGCTGGTGGTTCTAGTAGATCTGGTTCACCAGCACCAGCATCTAGACCTGGTTCACCAACTCCAGTATCAAGACCTGATTCACCAACACCAGCATCTAGACCTAGTTCACCAGCACCAGCATCTAGACCTAATTCAGGAACAGATCAATCTTCTTTAACACGTCCAGCTGTTGGAGCAGCAGTTGTTGGCGCTGGAGCAGCTGCAATTGCTGGTGGTTCTAAAGTAGTTTATTCAAGTAATCCGACTTACAGCAAAGGAAATGTTGTAACTGatgaagatttggaaaaattatcaGAAGCGTTATTCATTAAAGATAACAATAATGCCTTTAGacatattacaattaatttacaaaaacaaaCTAGTCCAAGTAGTCCAAAAGACGAAGCCCCACAGCCGTAAGCacttgtcatatttatttttactattatacattaattattaccaacttaatataattttttttattattattatttgatcaGATTGTTGACTGTAAATCCAGCAGCATTACAAATTCCAACAATTTCAAAAGTCCTTactatttatgataattatcagTTAGACACAAAAGTTAATGAACACATAAGTCCTCTTCAACGTACTGAAGAGAGTCTTCTTGTTGACACATTCCTCAGTACCAATGTTATGTCAGCggcaatgaaatttttagctGACAaaggatttattaaaaaagattattatgaatataaaGATACCTTGAGAAGGCTGTGGTTCAACTTATACTCAAGGGGAGAAGGTAAAATTGGATCATCTGGATTTGAACATGTTTTTCTAACGGAACTCAAGTCGGGGACGGAAGTTAGTGGTCTACATAATTGGATTTATTTCAATGCTGAGGAAGGTAAAAACAGAGTTAATTATCTTGGATACATGAAGAAATTAGATCTTGGTGACGTAAGTACAGATTCATTTCCTTTAATAATGTTTCGAAATAATTTCATAaccaataaagtaaaaatatacttgggcaatatttaatttacgattt
Above is a window of Microplitis demolitor isolate Queensland-Clemson2020A chromosome 1, iyMicDemo2.1a, whole genome shotgun sequence DNA encoding:
- the LOC103577484 gene encoding endoribonuclease CG2145, whose translation is MVSKISFIILFTFLTFIAHDVEADGWKFWKKDTTTTTTTTTTTTTVSPPIIAVNPNSGVGQAIANAGNPSLAVGANNAGTIRVSTTPRPRYPNPGTEVGLDVPNSRPKLNNQDYRNLAIDLTGAGEPARQPPKPGSPAANPASSLPSIPAAGAPRPNSNPTPVQNKPTSSTARPLVTSTTPRPVVNNPGSPQTGQKLSGLPSGGSLPGPSWAEVAGGSSRSGSPAPASRPGSPTPVSRPDSPTPASRPSSPAPASRPNSGTDQSSLTRPAVGAAVVGAGAAAIAGGSKVVYSSNPTYSKGNVVTDEDLEKLSEALFIKDNNNAFRHITINLQKQTSPSSPKDEAPQPLLTVNPAALQIPTISKVLTIYDNYQLDTKVNEHISPLQRTEESLLVDTFLSTNVMSAAMKFLADKGFIKKDYYEYKDTLRRLWFNLYSRGEGKIGSSGFEHVFLTELKSGTEVSGLHNWIYFNAEEGKNRVNYLGYMKKLDLGDKAVILKLHAKFNEIDKPVTTMFVGTSPELEMALYTVCFFTRPESSCPVSLGGSKLNIITHKFKYRGNDLIGSAYPDL